In Microbacterium esteraromaticum, the following proteins share a genomic window:
- a CDS encoding lysoplasmalogenase, with product MRRSIRPLDIAVWAPYILLAIIHVIALAAQSPLAAPTKLTLMPLLAVPVLAAAPRLRPRIAVLLLLAALLFSWLGDGAGTFFPGGPELPLMLLFFGIAHIAYIVVFLRLTARRRLPWWTLIYAVWWMGMLVILGPHIGGLFFAVAAYGLVLAGTAATSARSNATIATGGAFFLASDSILAFRLFLPDMMPAWTSPAVMLTYTLGQGLIIAGVIRALRKAEVG from the coding sequence ATGCGCCGCAGCATCCGCCCGCTCGACATCGCCGTCTGGGCGCCGTACATCCTCCTCGCGATCATCCACGTGATCGCGCTTGCCGCGCAGAGTCCGCTCGCCGCGCCGACGAAGCTGACGCTGATGCCGCTGCTCGCGGTGCCCGTGCTGGCTGCGGCACCCCGGCTCCGACCACGCATCGCCGTATTGCTGCTCCTCGCCGCACTGCTGTTCTCGTGGCTCGGCGACGGCGCGGGCACCTTCTTCCCCGGCGGGCCCGAGCTGCCGCTGATGCTGCTGTTCTTCGGCATCGCCCACATCGCCTACATCGTCGTCTTCCTGCGGCTCACCGCCCGCCGCCGGCTGCCCTGGTGGACGCTGATCTATGCCGTCTGGTGGATGGGGATGCTGGTCATCCTCGGTCCGCACATCGGCGGCCTCTTCTTCGCCGTCGCCGCATACGGCCTCGTGCTCGCCGGCACCGCGGCGACCTCCGCCCGCAGCAACGCGACCATCGCCACCGGCGGGGCGTTCTTCCTCGCCAGCGATTCGATCCTCGCGTTCCGCCTCTTCCTGCCCGACATGATGCCCGCCTGGACGAGCCCGGCCGTGATGCTCACCTACACCCTCGGCCAGGGGCTCATCATCGCCGGCGTGATCCGTGCGCTGCGAAAGGCAGAGGTCGGATGA
- a CDS encoding GNAT family N-acetyltransferase — protein sequence MATITTEPATIARWDDVQHSLSGGGDGRSCQCIWPIVRNKVWNTTNLDERRDMLHDEIAAGPAPGLIVYVDGAAAGWIRVGPRTVQQRILHTRAIAAATTQPLDDDTVWAVTCFVVRKEHRGKGLNAELLASALDYARSSGARMIEAYPVDTSIGSHRSNDLFHGTLSTFLAAGFERGPALTGGRVLVTRGLAD from the coding sequence ATGGCGACGATCACCACAGAACCGGCCACGATAGCCCGGTGGGACGACGTGCAGCACTCGCTCTCGGGTGGCGGCGACGGGCGCAGCTGCCAGTGCATCTGGCCCATCGTGCGCAACAAGGTCTGGAACACAACGAACCTTGACGAGCGCCGGGACATGCTCCACGACGAGATCGCCGCAGGTCCGGCTCCCGGGCTCATCGTCTACGTCGACGGCGCGGCAGCAGGGTGGATCCGCGTCGGCCCTCGCACCGTGCAGCAGCGCATCCTGCACACCCGCGCCATCGCAGCGGCCACCACGCAGCCGCTCGACGACGACACCGTCTGGGCCGTGACCTGCTTCGTCGTCCGCAAAGAGCACCGCGGCAAGGGCCTGAACGCTGAGCTTCTGGCATCCGCTCTCGACTACGCCCGCAGCTCCGGCGCGCGGATGATCGAGGCCTATCCGGTCGACACTTCGATCGGATCGCACCGATCCAATGACCTCTTCCACGGCACTCTCTCGACGTTCCTCGCCGCGGGATTCGAACGCGGCCCGGCTCTGACGGGAGGACGAGTACTCGTGACGCGCGGGCTGGCCGACTGA
- a CDS encoding NUDIX domain-containing protein gives MTIVPPAPDEPRRPLGPQDPGDAWVLAPTGEKYWGRFGAAGVLAVDPQRGVLLQHRVGWSHFGGTWGIPGGALHQDESPLDGALREAQEEAGIPDGALHARFARVLDLEIWSYTTVVADVLAPFDPVISDPESLALEWVPVNEVDQRPLHPGFADSWPLLRSLLTEHPAIVVDAANVVGSVPDGWWKDRAGAASRLHARLSEWAAGGVQAAGLGLEADRWFPPVSMVVEGAARAIPDAEQQQQTHGARVAIVRADGAGDDAIVEEARRLVGDGADVTAVTSDRELVLRLEEAGARVVSSGWLLRQLDARG, from the coding sequence GTGACGATCGTTCCCCCGGCCCCTGACGAGCCTCGACGCCCGCTCGGGCCGCAGGATCCGGGAGACGCCTGGGTTCTCGCGCCGACCGGTGAGAAGTACTGGGGTCGCTTCGGCGCCGCCGGGGTTCTCGCGGTCGATCCGCAGCGCGGCGTGCTGCTGCAGCATCGCGTCGGGTGGAGCCACTTCGGCGGCACCTGGGGCATCCCGGGCGGAGCCCTGCATCAAGACGAGTCGCCGCTCGACGGCGCTCTGCGTGAGGCGCAGGAGGAGGCCGGCATTCCGGACGGCGCGCTGCACGCGCGGTTCGCTCGGGTGCTGGATCTCGAGATCTGGTCGTACACGACGGTCGTCGCAGACGTGCTCGCACCCTTCGACCCGGTGATCAGCGATCCCGAGAGCCTCGCCCTCGAGTGGGTGCCGGTCAATGAGGTCGACCAGCGGCCGCTGCACCCCGGGTTCGCCGACTCGTGGCCACTGCTGCGGTCGCTGCTGACGGAGCATCCCGCAATCGTGGTGGATGCCGCGAACGTCGTCGGCTCGGTCCCGGACGGCTGGTGGAAAGACCGCGCGGGCGCCGCGTCGCGTCTGCATGCCCGGCTCTCAGAATGGGCCGCGGGCGGAGTGCAGGCCGCCGGGCTCGGCCTCGAGGCCGACCGCTGGTTCCCGCCGGTGTCGATGGTCGTGGAGGGCGCTGCCCGCGCGATTCCGGATGCCGAGCAGCAGCAGCAGACGCACGGCGCCCGCGTCGCCATCGTGCGGGCGGACGGCGCCGGCGACGACGCCATCGTCGAGGAGGCGCGGCGCCTCGTCGGCGACGGTGCCGATGTCACCGCCGTGACGAGTGACCGCGAACTCGTGCTGCGTCTCGAAGAGGCGGGCGCGAGGGTCGTGTCCTCCGGCTGGCTGCTTCGCCAGCTGGATGCCCGCGGCTGA
- a CDS encoding RNA-binding S4 domain-containing protein yields the protein MKPVRVDSWLWAIRIYKTRSAATTACRAGHVRVGGERTKAAQTVKPGDEVRVRMSGFDRILIVKQTLSKRVGAPVAVTAYEDRTPAREPSAMLAVRDRGAGRPTKRERREIDRLRGRDPHDD from the coding sequence ATGAAACCCGTGCGCGTCGACAGCTGGCTCTGGGCGATCCGCATCTACAAGACCCGCTCGGCGGCCACCACAGCCTGCCGCGCCGGGCATGTTCGGGTGGGCGGTGAGCGCACCAAGGCAGCGCAGACGGTCAAACCCGGCGACGAGGTGAGAGTGCGGATGTCGGGGTTCGACCGCATCCTCATCGTGAAGCAGACCCTGTCGAAGCGGGTCGGCGCCCCGGTCGCCGTCACCGCCTACGAGGACCGCACTCCCGCGCGCGAGCCGTCGGCGATGCTCGCAGTCCGCGACCGCGGTGCCGGAAGACCCACCAAGCGCGAGCGGCGGGAGATCGACCGGCTGCGCGGGCGGGATCCGCACGACGACTGA
- a CDS encoding helix-turn-helix domain-containing protein, with translation MPASVVRSEPVYKEPRSQVQFVFAQDARHPIDTPRSLRASANAAVYLSVGYSTLKKWRSEGRGPKYAKIGGPVLYRPTDLDAFVESKLVA, from the coding sequence GTGCCTGCGTCAGTTGTTCGTTCGGAACCTGTCTACAAAGAACCAAGATCGCAGGTTCAATTTGTCTTTGCTCAGGATGCACGACACCCGATAGACACCCCGAGATCGCTCCGTGCTTCGGCCAACGCCGCCGTCTACCTCAGCGTCGGCTACTCGACCCTGAAGAAGTGGCGCTCCGAGGGCAGGGGCCCGAAGTACGCCAAGATCGGTGGCCCGGTGCTCTACAGGCCGACCGACCTCGACGCGTTTGTCGAGTCCAAGCTGGTGGCCTGA
- a CDS encoding Glu/Leu/Phe/Val dehydrogenase family protein, producing the protein MTHTLPLPDFVHERVEVTTGRRSGLFIAVALHSSVLGSALGGARLWTYPHWSDALGDALRLSAAMTLKNAAAGLDAGGGKSVIGLAPGETLDADRRRDAFLDLGDAVELMGGLYRTAEDVGSTTDDMLTVSERTQHVVGLPSTVGGSGEPAGPTSLGVYASLQAVLERLTGSADAAGRRITISGLGQVGGRLASRLAEQGAQLTVTDINPARRAFADEIGATWVEPGTEHLVAGDVFVPAGIGGVLTDEVIDALDVQAVCGPANNPLADRSGADRLAQRGVLYAPDFVVNAGGVIYLDLEAKRIGSSEEIMQRVAGIGDTVRRILDDAESRGVTPLLAAEELAASRLRSGAAVGAR; encoded by the coding sequence ATGACGCACACCCTGCCACTGCCCGACTTCGTCCACGAGCGCGTGGAGGTGACGACGGGACGGCGGAGCGGACTGTTCATCGCCGTCGCGCTGCACTCCTCGGTACTCGGCTCCGCCCTCGGCGGCGCGCGTCTATGGACGTATCCGCACTGGAGTGACGCGCTCGGCGACGCGCTGCGGCTCTCGGCGGCGATGACGCTGAAGAACGCGGCGGCGGGGCTGGATGCCGGTGGCGGCAAGTCGGTGATCGGGCTCGCGCCCGGCGAGACTCTCGACGCCGATCGTCGTCGCGATGCGTTCCTCGACCTCGGCGATGCGGTCGAGCTGATGGGCGGCCTGTACCGCACCGCGGAAGACGTCGGATCGACGACCGACGACATGCTCACGGTCAGCGAGCGCACGCAGCACGTGGTCGGCCTGCCGTCGACGGTCGGCGGCTCGGGTGAGCCCGCTGGTCCGACCAGCCTCGGTGTCTACGCCTCGTTGCAGGCGGTTCTCGAGCGCCTGACCGGATCGGCAGACGCTGCAGGACGCCGCATCACCATCTCCGGCCTGGGGCAGGTGGGCGGACGCCTGGCATCCCGGCTCGCCGAGCAGGGCGCGCAGCTGACCGTCACCGACATCAACCCCGCGCGACGTGCGTTCGCTGATGAGATCGGCGCCACGTGGGTGGAGCCGGGCACCGAGCACCTCGTCGCGGGGGACGTCTTCGTGCCGGCAGGCATCGGCGGCGTGCTGACCGACGAGGTCATCGATGCGCTCGACGTGCAGGCCGTGTGCGGTCCGGCCAACAACCCGCTCGCCGACCGTTCCGGCGCCGACCGCCTCGCGCAGCGCGGGGTGCTGTATGCGCCCGACTTCGTCGTGAACGCCGGTGGCGTGATCTACCTCGACCTCGAAGCCAAGCGCATCGGGTCGAGCGAAGAGATCATGCAGCGCGTGGCCGGCATCGGCGACACCGTGCGGCGGATCCTCGACGATGCCGAGAGCCGTGGGGTGACGCCTCTGCTCGCCGCGGAGGAGCTCGCGGCTTCGCGTCTGCGGTCCGGAGCGGCGGTCGGCGCACGCTGA